The segment CATGAGCACATGATAGACAGCTACTTGCCTTTGCCAGAGACAATCTTTGGAGTTTTAAGGAAGAGGCTGCCATGCTGGAGATCCAGCATCTCTCCTCTGAGCTTGTCCTCCACAACATCAACAAGGGCGAGTTCATCAGCCAAGTCCTACAAGAGACCAAGAGTAATGGTGAGTTTGCTGCCTCTTTCAGCAAAGACCCCGGTTTTCAAACATGAAGTTGCAATTATTTCAAAGGCTACTTAAATAATTTTGCTCATCTCTAACACTTCAAGTCTTCCCAAAGTCCTTAAATTAGTCCCCTGGGATATCCACTTCATTGAGCTCTCTTTATACTTTTCATAACCACATTCTGCATGAAATAGTAGTACAATTAAGCAGGACAGTAACAAAGAATAATTTAATAGTGATTCATATGCAACCTATTTGACAGTCAAGAAAAGCAAGCCTGATGTTAACCACAGCATTTTCAGTATAACTGAAGGCAGAAGACAAGTCATTCAGAGTGTCAAGGACTAATTTTTTCCAGACCATACTGCAAAGAATTATTCCATTTGATTGCTCAAGACAAAATAAATCCTCAGTTCACAATCTTTTTGTGAAGAAGTGAAGTGTTAAGAGAATTCCTACTTAGAAGCGAGTCTGCAAGTCCCACAAAGGTAAATACAGTTCTTAAAAAGATACATAAAGGACATTCTGCCTGATCTTGAGACAAAGTTCATTTACAAGAACTGCAGCTATTTGTTCTCTGTCAATAGCTTGAAGACTGTTGCTTCATTTCAGGCCCAAAAAAGGATTGTATAACCAAAAGTTCATCTAATAAGGgtgacttaattttttttgcccCTCTTTTAGGTCTCAGtttcttctgctgcttcctCCCAAGCCTGACACTTACCTTCATGAGGATGCTGATGGCACAGGCCATTCCCACTGCACCCACGCCAACCACGCTGATCTTATTTTCGGCATGGCTCTCCTGTTTGTGGACAGTGTGGATGAGCTGATCCTTGAGAGACATGGTGCAGtgctgaaaggaaagaaaacagatcATTTCTCCAAGCTTTGGAGCTTTTACTGACACCAGAATAATTGTATCCAGCAAGATAGACTTTCTTCCAGGATGATAAGAAAACGGATACAAAACACATTAATAAAACATCTGGCAATCTGTCTCTATGCCAaaaaattattgcaaaactGAATTGCTGATGACAATCCTCTGTTCAAGCTCACCCTAGCTTTGCTTCAAATACAGCCTGAAAGCCATTGATTATATTACATAGCTGGTGgcactccagcagcagcagcagaacgtTCTAAATGACCATCCATATTACACTTGGGTACAGGAAGCCATTTTAGTACTTCTAAGCACAGCACAGTCTGGCAGTCTCTGTTCTCTCACCCTGAAAAACTGGTATTCTGTGCCCTGAAGCCTTTCCAGAGCTCAAGCTGTGCAACACTTAGGCGAACCCTTTTTTAGCACAGCATGAGCCTCCACGCCAACTTCATGAATTTGTTCTGAAGTGAAACTGCAGAGTTTTGAATTAAGATGGCTGGAGTCTGGTGTTACCGCCTCTCCCACCCGCACATTTCAGCTGCAGAGCATCCTGGTTAGTTGGGCTCTGAGAGCCAAGGGGGTGCCGAAATGGCACTACGATGACAAAGGATTATGCCTTCATCCCCATGTCCGCGTGGAAGCCACCACCACCACGCTTTCCCAGGAAatggtgctgctctgggagctgcactgggagcagcctgcggagcccagggcaggagcagcagcacagacgGATGCAAGTACAGACACCGCAGGACTCTGAACAGGCAGGGACTCGTTCAGAGCACGAGAAGccaagcagagcagcaggtaAGGACTGCAAATATTGGGGCTGAGGGGAGGGCCAGGAAGCCAGCAGGGCCCATATGTAGGGAAAATCAGCCCAGCTACGTCAGTCTTGCCGCGCAGGAGGCTCCTGAAGCGTGGCCATGCAGAGCACTCTCCACGTGCCAAGTCCTCCCTTTGCACTACAGTCATTTCGAGGCTGATCACAGCCACCCACTCAAGCACGTCTGttacacttaattttttttttccctttaagaGTGCTATACCCCTCAAAGAAACAAGTTGGGGGAGTGGTAGGTGGTCCACCGATCTATATTTGAAATGCAGCCTTAAGCCCATCCTCAAGTCTCTCTGCAGGATCActccccggggccgcacgcAGCGATTACGGGAAGGAAGTTAATCCATGGAGGCTCAagggcaggagagaggggaCGATGGGGGGTTGTGAGTGGAAATCACCGCGGCTGGACTCGAGCCCAGCGCTGCGCAGATTCCACCACGGCCGGGGGGACTCAGCGCAGCAGGAGCGGACTTTGTCCATCTGTCCCGCCTGCTCCACCGCGTGCCCCCGGAGGTCTGCGGGACCACCACCGCCTGCGGGACCAGCACGGCCTGCGGGACCAGCACCGCCTGCAATCCCCCCTCTCGCATCcccctgttcctgcagccccggCCCCCGCAGCCATCCCGCCCGCCGCGGCGATCGCACCTACCGAGCGTCCTCCTCCGAGCGCGGCTGTGACGGCGGGCGGGggaggcggcggccgcggcctTAAATACGGCCCGGGCGGCTGACGTGAGGCGGGCGGGCTGCGGCCGCGGGGACGTGCCCGCCGACACGTCGGGGTGGAGAGACggagagggaggagggggaaggagcagcGGGAAGGAGATGGAGCGGAGGGCGGCGAGCGCAGGGAGCTGGGGCGGGGCTGAGGAGCTCAGCTATGCGTGCCCTCAGCTATGCGTGCCCTGAGGGCTCGTCTGAGGAGAGGTCTCACTCTCTCCGCTGTTAGCCGCGATGAGTGAAAGCAAacgctccggctctgcagggtTTGTGGGAATTCAAGGCATTCCTGCCTTTGTTTCCCGCCCGGGCAGTCCCGGCCCCGGCCTCCTCCTCAGGGGTTTATGGCGATGGTTCCGGATGGGGCCTCTTCTCGGGTGGCAGAAAACCAGCTTCTGATTTCCATTTAAATCAATAGatatttgtgggtttttgtttacTTCCCCTTTCCGTGTAGTTACGTATCCAATTCCCACTCATTTGTTGTGCTAGGTTATATAAACCAAACCTTTTGAGCCCTTCACGGTCCTACAAGCGGTTCCCTGGCCATTGGGATGTGTGTTCTGCGGCACTCTCTCAATTTAAACgctttttaaatgctttttttcctgaaagggGCTGCTGCATGGAGTGTCCGACAGCAATGCCTCAAACACAACACTAATGTTTTCCTGAAGCCAGTGGAAATTCCATGACTGGACTCACACTGGTCCGTTTCAGTCACACCATGCTGTCACCCTGCGGCTGCTTAGGAAAGCCAAGTCCTTCTCCCATTCACTTATTTCTTGCTCAGACTCccaacaaaaagcaaaaccaaatttttaaaagtttatttccCGAATGCCTGAAGTTTCAGTTTTATACTACACTATTTTGTGGGTCATCCTACAAAACTGGATTTTAGTAAATCCACGCTGCCTTTTATCCCTTTGTTATTCATTGACTAAGATGTTTTTAGTTAGATTCTCCTTTGTAAGTTTTTCTGAAGAACTGCACAGACATCAAAATCACAGGCCCAAACTGCTTCCACCATGGCTTACTTCTTAGAACTTGCTGTTCTCTGGTCCTCTGGTAATGCCTTCAAGTAGGCAAATTTACTTAAAATCTTTTGGATTTGTGCACATCAGGGCTCTGGAATTGAGAATGCCTGGCTCCTCCAGCTGGAAAACAGCAAACTCGGTGAGTTTTGCTCACCATCTGTGAGTTGTGTTCATTTAGTATCTTTTACCCACTTCtgctttctccttcttctctcaGACATCCTGTCTTTACCCCATGAATTATCATGTTCATCTTTACTAAAAATCAGGTAAGTACTAATTTAATCTTGTGTGAGTAGCTGTGTTACctttattttctcattcttGTTTTTAcagtaataatttattttttttaatatttattgtAGTTGTGGTACCTTTACAATCTTTgactttgctttccttttgggTTTCTGACTCTAACTGATTTTTGGCCATATCTGTCCTCAGCTCCTAGGATGTGCTTGAGTTCCTTTTGAGGTCCTTATCTTGCTGTGGCATGCCTGGTCACACACCATCCCAGTGACAATTCCCTTCTGCTGGGGTGATCTGACAGCAATGGAAACCCAAAGCCTCACCATTATCTGACAGCCCATTGGCAGaataacagaaacaaaaaatactgGGCAGAAAACATCTTGAAACATAGAATTGGCATAGACTTGCATGaaacaagacagaaaaatacaaaattctgCTTATTATAAAGACCAGCACTTCCAGCAAGGGAGGTTAAATATACCTTtgttcttgctgctgctggaggaaggagcagtgcctgtgggaTGAGCCATGCCAGAGCAAGCTGGTCACTAATGAAGGGAAGTGTGGGTAGATGCTGAGCTTGCCCAAAGCCACATGAATGCAGGGTGAAAAGGAAACATTGTTCTGTCATTCTGCATTATTCTGGGTTCACTGAGCATCTTGTTCTGTCAGAAGCCTCAAGGATGGATTAGGAAGTTTAATTCTGCATCCCAGGAATCTGTATTTATAGTGGCTCTATATGAATGGGACTGAACATCTCATCCAGGTTTGAGTTACAGACATCTGGCAGGACAGAAAATGAACATTTGACAGGAATTTTGAccaataagaaatatttttgcctATAAAAACTTTTACTTTTAAAGAGGTTAAATGCAAGATTAGGAAGCTTCTATGACAATACTGGCTGAAAAGATTaataagcattttaaaattgGTAACTAATGTAAAGTAGGTGGAATTCTACTACTCACAGTGAGACCAAAGCTCAGAAGAGAACACTATTGGTATTGTAAGAATCTTCTTAGCCTGTGGCTCAGACAAAATGAACTTGGACGTGGTTTTCATGGTGTAAGTTCCAGTAGCATCTTCACTTGCTTTCACTTGTGTTTGTGCTGCTTGTTACTGAGAACAGAACCAACAATGAAGTGCTGTTTTCTATAGGGCATCAGGTTGTCCTTATCTCTCTGGTGCCTATTCAGATACCAGGGGTCCTACTTTTAGTAGAGCAGGCCAGAGAAAACCAGCTGGGATGTTTCAAGACCATCCTGGTCCCAGTGTGTCCTCAGTGATGATGATAAGCAGATTAGAAcccttttttaattaaaaaatagagTCAGCTTTTAATATGCCACTGCTCATTCACCTTTTAACTTATCTCAGTTACAGAACTGAGAGGGCAGCTGCGATGGacaaatttttccttttatgtggCCTTTGTGATCTTATTATCAGCAGTAGATGCTCAGGAGGAAAGCAGTCATCTGGCATGATTGACACTGATTTTCTGCCTCAGAGAGCTTCAATGAGAGAAGGCTCAGAACTGCACAAACAGAATGGGGTGAGCAAATTACAGGCATTTTTTCTTGCACTTGGAAGATGGAGGCCAGCTCTGTTTTGATTTCCTGTAAGTGGTTGATTGTAGGGATGGGTTGACTTATCTTACATGTGTGCATAAGTAGTTTTGTTCTTCCTGTTCTTTCTCCACTGCTGCTTTTTATTGTGGTAGCAGGAGGTGGTGTTGATAGAGTGATGGGAATGCCAGAAATGTGACAGATTCTCCAGGGAAGCTTGACCCTTCCTCAGCTTGCTTGCCCTCCTTTTCATATTAGTTTTCACAGATTAAACATGAATAATAAAGCAATAGAAGTTGCTGAATGTAGAAAcactaatatttttattttaggacTTAGAAGCAGAGTCTTTCCACTGGCCTCAGGTGGCATTTGATCAGGAGCTGAGTGATAACAGATGGAAACAAATATCACATTCTTATTCAACAACATATATGCCTTCAAACTATGAGATACCATTAGACTATTGTCACAAAAATAAAGTCCAGAGACAGTTATACAAGGTGAGTCTGATGTGTAcatttttcaattttcagtAAAACACAAAATGTTAATAAATTTCTCTCAATTTTGCTAGTATACAAGAAGTTGGTGACATTTAATTTTGGCTCTCTCTATTTGCCCAGGTCCTGGCTCATGACAGACTGAGTCAAATCTGatggtgctgcagggctgaacAGGGACACCAAACCAGGACCTGCAGGTTTGCTGAGTGACCTACAGCTCAGCTGGGAGGTTATCAGCAACCCAAAGCTCCTGGGGATGCTGACCAGCCCTGCAAAGGTCAGTGGCATTTCTACCTGAGACATGAGGTTTAATTTGCCCTTAAAAATCCCAGGGTCTATTCCATTTATGATCAGTCCTGCCTTTGCTCTGACATCATCAAGGGCTCTGCTTTCACATGGTGTCAGTGTGTGAGGGAACCTGGCACTACCCATAGCTACATCATGTTCCTGTCCTGTCTTTCCCTTTGATTTATTCTGAGACCTGAACAATTTCCTCCAGCTTTAATGGCTTCATTTCTCCTTTGTAAAATGTGTTTTATCTACCAACCTGATGGTGGTACTGCAGAGATTTGTTAATTATGAAACATTTCAGCTTTATAAAGCAGCATGAAATTGATGGATGGTATTTTCCTGAACCAGACATGTCCAGACTCCAAAGTGGAACTTGACACCAAAAGTTTTAACAGCCAGAtttctttcattattcttttgaAATACTTACCAGGGTAAGATACAGGGAGCTGGTTCATGCTCCATAAAAATCCACGTTTTGTGTTGCTCCAGTTTGGTTGGTATAGCGACATCAAACCGTTTGAATTGATCTCCTAAGAAAACTAAAAGCTGAAAGATGAGTTTCATCCTGAAATATGAGTTTCATCCTGGCTTGCACTAACAAGTATCTCTGCACAGAACTGATTAGCCACGATCCATACACCTCTGGGTGCCTCTCCTTGGCTGCTTCCATGCACATCTGAGGATGCTGGTGTTACAGAGAGCCAGGGCTTTTGCTGCTTCCCGCCCCTTTTCTTTGCACTGTCATtgtggggaaggggaggggctAGCTGATGCAATTCTCATTTCCTGGTGTTTACGGGTCTGTGTCTCTGCAACCTATTTTTAAATGTGCAGGAGGGGAATAAATATGGAGAGCTGTGTATGTAAGAGTCAATTTCTGGAACACCCAGACTTCCACAATGTTTTTTTTGTCAGTTGTCTGGTTTGATTGCAAACTACTTGCTAGCTGACATCTTTCAATACCCAGAACTTCCAAGTTACACCAGTTTTTCTCTCCCCCTTAAAAGGTTGTTATGTTTGCAAGTACAGCTGCAGTGGATTATGCATTCAACATAAAGCTAgacaaaactgtattttttttccaatgtctTCCTAAATCAACACTCTAGGTAGCTGGACTAAGTGGAACATGTGATTTTGTCTTGTTTCTCTAAGGAAATGAATTTATTCATGAAAGCATGAGTCACAGTGCAGGATTCCAAGCCAAACCCATTCCCTTGATGCAACTCTGGAATCTTACTCATTTGCTTAGGAACTGCAGGAAATGGGATGCTCTGATAAGTGACATGCACTTAACTACACAATACTATCTCCCTTTTGGATGGAGACACTTTTCCAGCATTTCAGACTTTATATATCTGGTTGATTCTCTGTGTAGTAGCAGATTGTGCATTCTCTCCCAGCCAAAAATCACTGTGTCCAAACTTTCCTTTCTGTGAATCAGAATTCCAAGTTACATTGCTGGAAAGTCAGCATCCTATGGGGAAGAAATTGCTGGGCCATACCAACCactgcaggaagctgagagcaCTTCTCAACATTACAGACACCCAGAGGGACCTACAGATGACtatataataaattattatcCCTCCtttggaggaggaagatgaagtTTAACTTGCAGTTCAACAGATGCAGCAATAGAATGGAGATAGGCAGCCAGGTGATTTCATTTTCACACTTGGGCCACCCCTGAGGCTCCTTaaagagctgcagctgggctggctgagcCCAAGGGTAGCAGGCCTCAGGGATGATGTTGGCTTTTGTTGCAGACCTCAACTCTTCTGCTCTTctcagaggggaaaaatggCTTCACTGTCTCTGTACAAGGTATTCTTTTAAGTATTTGGTTTGGTGATCTTGGTGGCTGTTTGCAGCTCTATAGGTGAATACAGAGCCCTTGGCAAAAGACATGACTGGCACAAGGGTACTGTCCTGAGAGGTTACCAGGCAGAGTTTTAAATGCCATTTATATCCtgtgtgctgccagcagagccctgttgTCATATATATGTTCAAAGTGTGGCTTCTCAGGAAGGGAAGAGTGATTTTTTTATCCTTTCCAGGAAAGAGTTGCTTTGTAGTCCAAATTTCCTTCCAcacctttttaattttaagtgcCTGTGTTTCTTAATTGAAACATGGTATGTTGTACCATGATTCAGTATCAAAGGTCTGAACTATGGCAGTGATTCCAAGGAAAAATGAAGTTGGGGAGAGAGAGGTGCAGCCTCAATTGCTATAGGGCAATGGTCTTTTGACCCAGCTTGATTATGCAGCTGTAGTGAGGTCATTAATACCCTTCAAGCAGGCACCAAGCTGAACATCTCTGTTGGGAGCACAGgtttgcagcacaggcactggaaAGGCACACAGCAGAAAGAGCTCATCAGCCAAAGAGGCAGAATGAACCAGGGGAGTGAAAGTAAAGCAGAACAATTGCCAACTATGGCTCTTGACTTGGCATGCTGTGTTTTCCAAGAATATTACACAAATACCCCAACCCTTATCTCCATTGATTAATTCAGGGGTTTTATTTATACTCaagttttaaatagaaaatgaaagatTGCTGCTTGCCTATGGACTGCCAATGAATAGTTTTCACAATGCTATGCTAAGTGTGGCATTTCTGACTTGTGTTCCCTCTGTGCCTGTATTTGGATGAAATTGCACAAATGTTTAGCAAACATTTGCAGGGCACGACCTCATTGTTTTGCAAACTGTGGTGAGCCTTGTTTAAGGAGGAGAATATTACCAAAGGGGGGGAGAGAGGAAGCATGACTTTTATCTCCTGTGGGGGAAATCCTGGTACTTACAGAGCCTTGTGGTTCTCTAAGTTGGGCCCTATAGTAAGAGGAGCAGTATGCTTGTGTGTTAAGTGCAGGTTACAAGCATTTCTCACTGACTACCTCAACCCTGTGTTGTTTTTCTCATGGCTCTATGCAAAATTAGTTGTATCACTAAACCTTATGCAGTTCTGGTCTTAGGAGGCAGTATCTCAGTTCAGGAGCCCTTTAAAAGGTGCCATGTGATGAAAATGTGAGATCTGGGAGACAGTACCATGtgttcttttgtgtgtgtgcacagagcTGGATTTCTGGAGGCTGGGTCtcctgaacagttctctccccatATGTTCTCCACATCCTTTTTGCTAGTTGTACAGCATTTCTGCCTTATGCAtcctgtgtgtttgtgtgataTTTAATGCTGTGTTCAGAACGGACAAGATACCTGCATGCTTTATCTTTTGCTCTCTCTGTGAGGGCAAACAGTGTCTGGagtggcagcagggctgtgcagtcCCCTGGGTCAGCATTACCTCCCTGCCTCAAGAGGAGCCTtgggcagctgctccccagtGGGGCTCACCCATCGCTTCCCTCTCAGCCTCTGGACTGAAATGTTTGCAGTCTGGGCAGTGCCAGTTTGCAAAAATATCAGCATTAGAATTTGAGAGACACAGGGCAGACTAGAGGCCAGGTTTCTGACTGCTGGGGTGTGATGTGGTGTATTCATGTGCTCTGACACCTGGAGCCAGGACTGTTGCTTTCATTATATGGAGTATCATTCGGTGTGTGTCTTTGGCTGCTAACCCAGTGTTCTTCAGTTTTGAATCTCATTAATTCTTTGGGGGGTacatattttgaaaagaaatctgTTTCAATCTGAAACTTTTGGAGCTTCTTCTTCTCCAGGTATGGACTTAAAAAGTGAAGTCAGTTAAAGGCTGTGGTACTCAgtaaattttggaaaattctgGATTAAGGATATGTCTTTAGTGTTCTGTTTGTATGTTTAGGTGTGATGTTGAGCATACGTTCTTTGAGTAATAAGCTTAGACTTGCAGTTCCTTTAAAATGTGCTCATTTGCAAACAACATCTGGAGATTTGGAGTCAGTAGAGTGTTAGATTatggagaaaattatttttttttttaaataatctctGCAATGTTTCATATCTCCTAGGCAGAAGTTACTGAGGGGCAGTTAGTTCGGTGCATGACGCCTCTAAGAGTTCTTAGGCATATAAGAGCAGCCAAAAATAGCTCCTTGGAAGGTCAGAGAAGGCATCTTTTCTCCGTGTGGGTAGCTTTACTTTTCCATCCTGAAACATCTATATGCCTTAAGGAAAGCAAGCAAGAAAGAAGGTATGGAAAGAAGATAGGAATATATTACACAGGCTCTGGCTGCCCTCCAAGCCTATTCTGATGTTCTATGTTCATGGAGCACTGCCAGCCTTGGAGTTTTTGTACATGAGATGGAGAAAGCCTGCATTAACTTCTAAACCATGTTTCAGGGACAGAGTGGCCAAATAAAGGTTGGATTCAGTTTCTTCCATGGGTGAACAGCAGCAAGAGGGATCCTTATGTTTTAAAATTGAGCCATAGGCTCACATCCAAGTGGTTTTAAGCTTCTGCCTGAGCCTGGAAGAAATTTCAGCTTGTCAGACTGAGTGTTTGGTCTG is part of the Passer domesticus isolate bPasDom1 chromosome 6, bPasDom1.hap1, whole genome shotgun sequence genome and harbors:
- the LOC135303474 gene encoding uncharacterized protein LOC135303474, which encodes MTKDYAFIPMSAWKPPPPRFPRKWCCSGSCTGSSLRSPGQEQQHRRMQVQTPQDSEQAGTRSEHEKPSRAADILSLPHELSCSSLLKISYRTERAAAMDKFFLLCGLCDLIISSRCSGGKQSSGMIDTDFLPQRASMREGSELHKQNGDLEAESFHWPQVAFDQELSDNRWKQISHSYSTTYMPSNYEIPLDYCHKNKVQRQLYKVLAHDRLSQI